In Deinococcus sp. QL22, the following are encoded in one genomic region:
- a CDS encoding AAA family ATPase, with protein MTPILLVVSGLPASGKTWLGTQLAAQLRWPNVTKDDYKQLLHDGLPDLTNTQSGPLSFRLMYHVAGITLAAGINTVLETHFHRGVSEGHIQAAAEAHGARLLQIFCHAPTAELARRHAARVAAGLRPYIDHASLDHDDLPDHCCHTPLNLAAPLLRVDTTQPVDVAEIVTWVRSAPWSAVD; from the coding sequence ATGACCCCTATCCTGCTTGTCGTTTCTGGCCTCCCCGCTTCCGGCAAAACGTGGCTGGGCACGCAACTGGCCGCCCAACTGCGCTGGCCCAACGTGACCAAAGACGACTACAAGCAACTGCTGCATGATGGTCTACCCGACCTGACCAACACCCAATCCGGCCCCCTCAGCTTCCGGCTGATGTACCACGTGGCAGGCATAACGCTGGCGGCGGGCATAAATACGGTGCTGGAAACCCACTTTCACCGGGGAGTCAGTGAGGGGCATATTCAGGCAGCGGCAGAGGCTCACGGGGCGCGGTTGCTGCAAATTTTCTGCCATGCCCCGACAGCTGAACTGGCGCGGCGACATGCGGCGCGGGTGGCGGCCGGCCTGCGCCCATACATTGACCATGCTTCGTTGGATCATGACGACTTGCCCGACCACTGCTGTCATACGCCACTGAATCTGGCCGCGCCACTGCTGCGGGTGGACACGACCCAGCCTGTGGACGTGGCAGAAATAGTGACTTGGGTCAGGTCGGCTCCTTGGTCGGCTGTGGATTGA
- a CDS encoding YqeG family HAD IIIA-type phosphatase: MSQPPHKPSARPAFLRRSLLKPRDVLPHIHDITPEFLAERGLHGLLLDLDNTMIPYGSYEERADVMLWAANLRRGGIRLYMLSNATGKRARFWMDKLGFEGAEGVGMAGKPHPRAYRVALAQMQLPAHQVGMVGDQLFTDVLGGNLNGMHTILVHPLAGNSLPHTRMARTLERAVLKRYGHDWKA, encoded by the coding sequence ATGAGCCAGCCCCCCCACAAGCCGTCTGCCCGCCCCGCCTTCCTGCGCCGCAGCCTGCTTAAACCCCGCGACGTGTTGCCGCACATTCACGACATCACCCCCGAATTTCTGGCCGAACGCGGGCTGCATGGCCTGCTGCTCGACCTCGACAACACCATGATTCCCTACGGCAGCTACGAGGAACGCGCCGACGTGATGCTGTGGGCCGCCAATTTGCGGCGGGGCGGCATTCGGCTGTACATGCTCAGCAATGCCACTGGCAAACGCGCCCGCTTCTGGATGGACAAGCTGGGATTTGAGGGCGCGGAGGGTGTGGGCATGGCCGGAAAACCTCACCCCCGCGCTTACCGGGTGGCGCTGGCCCAGATGCAACTTCCCGCCCATCAGGTGGGCATGGTGGGCGACCAACTGTTTACCGATGTGCTGGGCGGCAACCTGAACGGCATGCACACCATTCTGGTTCACCCCCTGGCCGGAAACTCGCTGCCGCACACGCGCATGGCCCGCACGCTGGAACGGGCAGTTCTTAAACGCTACGGCCACGACTGGAAGGCCTGA
- the lon gene encoding endopeptidase La, with product MIWELPVVALRNIVILPGVTMNVDVGRPKSKRAVDEAQASDRRVLLLTQREARTDDPTRAELYDMGVLAVVKQVVRMPDNTYQVLVEAQERALVTGEVPSAYMRVRAETQVVAADDSREVQVIMAEVKSAFEEYQRQNKNLRLDNYQLEGLKALTDAGALADQVAHHATWTPEEKQEVLGATAVRPRLESVLKFLGRDTERFNMDKKIAGRVKEQMDANQREYYLREQMKAIGKELGGGEDSPAEVEALREKIEAAGMPETVKDKALKELLRLERTPGGSPESTVVRNYIDWLIDVPWSKRDEEILDIGRTRDILDADHYALGDVKDRILEFLAVRQLTHKPGETAEQQQERTAEERIDDAELRAPILCLVGPPGVGKTSLGKSVARSLNRKFVRMALGGVRDEAEIRGHRRTYIGSMPGRIIQGMKTAGVANPVILLDEIDKMSSDWRGDPSSAMLEVLDPEQNHTFQDHYLEVPYDLSQVMFITTANSLQTIPRPLLDRMEVIQIPGYTQPEKVQIAKRYRVPRQIKSHGLTDRLQITDAALNRIVEEYTAESGVRNLDRQISKLARKAARTLLEQPWEGLRVIDAADISDYLGVPLHRPDKMEKEPQVGVAQGLAWTSVGGTMLVVEALATPGSGKITMTGSLGDVMKESVSAAVAYLRAHAAEYGADPDFHKNMDLHVHFPDGGTPKDGPSAGITISTAVISAITGRPVRLDVAMTGEISLRGRVLPIGGLKEKLLAAHQSGIREVIVPKDNEPNLQDVPDSIRADLRIHTVERVGQVLELLLLPAPAVQPTIPPSKGQSVTQPGA from the coding sequence ATGATCTGGGAACTTCCCGTTGTCGCCCTGAGAAATATCGTGATTCTGCCCGGCGTTACCATGAATGTGGATGTGGGCCGCCCCAAAAGCAAACGTGCCGTAGACGAGGCGCAGGCCTCTGACCGCCGCGTGCTGCTGCTGACCCAGCGCGAAGCCCGCACCGACGATCCTACCCGTGCCGAGTTGTACGACATGGGCGTGCTGGCCGTGGTCAAGCAGGTTGTGCGGATGCCCGACAATACCTATCAGGTCTTGGTGGAAGCGCAGGAACGCGCCCTGGTGACCGGTGAAGTGCCTTCCGCCTATATGCGCGTGCGGGCCGAAACCCAGGTTGTGGCCGCCGATGACAGCCGTGAAGTGCAGGTCATCATGGCGGAGGTCAAGTCGGCGTTTGAGGAGTACCAGCGCCAGAACAAGAATCTGCGCCTTGATAACTACCAACTGGAGGGCCTGAAAGCCCTGACCGATGCCGGCGCGTTGGCCGATCAGGTGGCCCACCACGCCACCTGGACGCCCGAAGAGAAGCAGGAAGTGTTGGGTGCAACCGCTGTTCGCCCGCGCCTGGAATCCGTTCTGAAGTTCCTGGGCCGCGACACCGAACGCTTCAATATGGACAAGAAGATCGCGGGCCGAGTGAAAGAGCAGATGGACGCCAACCAGCGCGAGTACTACCTGCGCGAGCAGATGAAGGCCATCGGCAAGGAACTCGGCGGCGGCGAGGACAGCCCCGCTGAGGTCGAAGCCCTGCGCGAGAAGATTGAAGCGGCGGGCATGCCCGAAACGGTGAAAGACAAGGCACTGAAGGAGTTGCTGAGGCTGGAGCGCACGCCCGGCGGCAGCCCCGAAAGTACCGTCGTTCGCAACTACATCGACTGGCTGATCGATGTGCCGTGGAGCAAGCGCGACGAAGAGATTCTGGATATTGGCCGCACCCGCGACATTCTGGATGCTGACCACTACGCCCTCGGTGACGTGAAAGACCGCATCCTGGAATTCCTCGCTGTGCGCCAGCTGACGCACAAGCCCGGCGAAACTGCCGAGCAGCAGCAGGAGCGCACGGCCGAAGAACGAATTGACGACGCCGAACTGCGTGCGCCTATTCTGTGCCTTGTCGGCCCTCCCGGTGTCGGTAAAACCAGCCTCGGCAAAAGCGTGGCCCGCAGCCTGAACCGTAAATTCGTGCGGATGGCATTGGGCGGCGTACGTGACGAAGCCGAAATTCGCGGCCACCGCCGCACCTACATCGGCAGTATGCCCGGACGCATCATTCAGGGCATGAAGACGGCGGGCGTGGCAAACCCCGTGATCCTGCTCGACGAAATCGACAAGATGAGCAGCGACTGGCGCGGCGATCCCAGCAGCGCCATGCTGGAAGTCCTGGATCCCGAGCAGAACCACACCTTCCAGGATCACTACCTCGAAGTGCCCTACGACCTGTCGCAGGTCATGTTCATTACCACGGCCAACAGCCTGCAAACCATCCCGCGCCCGCTGCTTGACCGCATGGAAGTCATTCAGATTCCCGGCTACACGCAGCCCGAAAAAGTGCAGATCGCCAAGCGTTACCGCGTGCCCCGCCAGATCAAGTCGCACGGCCTGACCGACAGGCTGCAAATTACCGACGCGGCCCTGAACCGGATCGTGGAGGAATACACCGCCGAGAGTGGCGTGCGCAACCTCGACCGTCAGATCAGCAAGCTGGCCCGCAAAGCCGCCCGCACCCTGCTGGAGCAACCCTGGGAAGGCCTGCGCGTGATCGACGCTGCCGACATCTCCGACTACCTCGGCGTGCCCCTGCACCGCCCCGACAAGATGGAAAAAGAGCCGCAAGTGGGCGTGGCACAGGGTCTGGCCTGGACGAGCGTGGGCGGCACGATGTTGGTCGTGGAAGCCCTCGCCACTCCCGGCAGTGGCAAAATCACCATGACCGGCAGCCTGGGCGACGTGATGAAGGAGAGTGTGAGCGCGGCGGTGGCCTACCTGCGTGCCCACGCTGCCGAGTACGGCGCAGACCCCGATTTCCACAAGAACATGGACTTACATGTTCACTTCCCTGACGGCGGCACGCCTAAGGACGGCCCCAGCGCCGGAATCACGATTTCCACCGCCGTCATCAGCGCCATCACGGGCCGCCCTGTGCGCCTCGATGTCGCCATGACCGGAGAAATCAGCCTGCGCGGACGGGTGCTGCCCATCGGCGGCCTGAAAGAGAAGCTGCTGGCTGCGCACCAGAGCGGCATCCGTGAAGTGATCGTGCCCAAGGACAACGAGCCGAACCTTCAGGACGTGCCCGACAGCATCCGCGCCGACCTGCGGATCCATACCGTAGAGCGCGTGGGCCAGGTGCTGGAGCTGCTGCTGCTGCCCGCGCCCGCTGTGCAGCCCACTATTCCGCCTTCCAAAGGCCAGAGCGTGACCCAACCTGGCGCATAA
- a CDS encoding leucine-rich repeat domain-containing protein, translating to MSSRSVANSDNFSHQHTPSKRGQELLAALDESAEFTTDHVNLNECALTFVPPTLQTCRKAHVFSVYDNQLTEIPDWLWEWTELTTLNLSANQLTHLSADVGRLTALRMLDLGHNRLPELPDAFAGFRHLQFLYLSNNRLETLPSSMRDLSALTYLNVTDNGLTTLPNWIGELVGLQEFRAYNNALGSLPDEVSQWANLRELHVMNNALTTLPASLGRCVRLEQLMLQSNRIACLPDSIGELAALTELDLRFNQLGSLPEALGQLQHLRSLDLRANALTAVPDGLASLPNLRKLDLRWNRIAALPTVFQQLEERGCLIYT from the coding sequence ATGTCCTCAAGATCGGTGGCGAACTCTGACAATTTCAGTCACCAACACACGCCTTCAAAGCGTGGGCAAGAATTGCTGGCCGCCTTGGATGAATCCGCCGAGTTCACGACAGATCACGTCAACCTCAATGAATGTGCACTGACCTTTGTGCCGCCCACACTGCAAACCTGCAGGAAGGCGCACGTCTTCAGTGTCTACGACAATCAACTGACAGAGATTCCCGATTGGCTCTGGGAATGGACGGAACTGACGACACTCAATCTCTCGGCCAACCAGTTGACGCACCTTTCAGCAGACGTGGGACGGCTGACCGCCCTGCGAATGCTGGACTTGGGACACAACCGCTTGCCCGAATTGCCAGATGCGTTCGCTGGCTTTCGCCACCTGCAATTTTTGTATCTCAGTAACAACAGGCTAGAAACGCTGCCCAGTTCCATGCGCGACCTGTCTGCCCTGACCTATTTGAATGTCACCGACAATGGGCTGACGACCTTACCGAATTGGATTGGAGAATTGGTCGGCCTGCAAGAGTTCCGCGCCTACAACAATGCCCTGGGCAGCCTTCCGGATGAAGTGAGCCAATGGGCAAACTTGCGTGAACTGCACGTCATGAACAATGCGCTGACCACACTTCCAGCCAGCTTGGGCCGCTGTGTCCGGTTGGAACAGTTGATGCTTCAGAGCAACCGGATTGCCTGCTTGCCCGACAGCATCGGAGAATTGGCGGCCCTGACAGAATTGGACTTGCGGTTTAATCAACTGGGCAGCTTGCCAGAAGCTCTGGGCCAGCTTCAGCACTTGCGCTCGCTGGATTTGCGGGCCAATGCGCTCACGGCAGTTCCGGATGGTTTGGCCTCCCTGCCCAACCTCAGAAAGTTGGATCTTCGTTGGAATAGAATTGCCGCGCTGCCCACTGTTTTCCAGCAACTGGAGGAACGTGGGTGCTTGATCTACACCTGA
- a CDS encoding type IV pilus twitching motility protein PilT — translation MTQAPVDITDILRLATEKGASDVILTVGLPPQLKLHGVYDGHSMPELAPTDTRKLMYSMMNERQQRTFEERRELDFSFALGEKARFRVNAFMQRGNVGGVLRLIPTQIKSAQEMGLPQNIVDIANAPRGLVLVTGPTGSGKSTTLAAMIDYINTTRKLHIVTIEDPIEFMHTHKQSIINQREVGSDTMSFNDALRAALRQAPDVILVGEMRDYETIKAAVTAAETGHLVMGTLHTNSAPESIDRIVDVFPEEQQAQIRVQLANNLVAVMTQQLLPRADGAGRVLAYELLLANPAVRSLIREGKTYQIVSTMQTGAREGMVTMDAYLANLYRRRIIAYDIGLERSIDPKEFARLANDTTTSLGAAANLGPPSGGAGAAGGYGGKPAGGTTQGGYGAGREDAGRGGNSTDTRTTSTTLPATGRTPFGRG, via the coding sequence ATGACTCAGGCTCCTGTAGACATTACCGATATTCTCCGCCTCGCCACCGAAAAGGGCGCGTCCGACGTGATCCTGACGGTGGGCTTGCCGCCGCAACTGAAGCTGCACGGCGTCTATGACGGCCACAGCATGCCCGAACTGGCCCCCACCGACACCCGCAAACTGATGTATTCCATGATGAACGAACGTCAGCAGCGCACCTTCGAAGAACGGCGCGAACTGGATTTCAGCTTCGCTCTGGGAGAAAAAGCCCGTTTCCGCGTCAACGCCTTTATGCAGCGCGGCAATGTAGGCGGCGTCCTGCGACTGATTCCGACCCAGATCAAGAGCGCACAGGAAATGGGCCTGCCCCAAAATATCGTGGACATCGCCAATGCCCCGCGTGGATTGGTGCTGGTCACGGGGCCGACTGGATCGGGCAAAAGCACCACGCTGGCCGCCATGATCGACTACATCAACACGACCCGCAAGCTGCACATCGTGACGATTGAAGACCCGATCGAGTTCATGCACACGCACAAACAGAGCATCATCAATCAGCGCGAAGTCGGCTCGGACACCATGAGTTTCAACGACGCCCTCCGCGCCGCCCTGCGCCAAGCGCCCGACGTGATTCTGGTGGGCGAAATGCGCGACTACGAAACCATCAAGGCCGCCGTGACCGCCGCCGAAACTGGGCACTTGGTGATGGGTACGCTGCACACCAACTCTGCGCCGGAATCTATTGACCGAATCGTGGACGTGTTCCCCGAAGAACAGCAGGCACAGATCCGGGTGCAGCTCGCCAACAACCTCGTGGCCGTGATGACCCAGCAACTGTTGCCGCGTGCCGACGGTGCGGGCCGCGTGCTGGCCTACGAACTGCTGCTGGCCAATCCTGCCGTGCGTTCACTGATCCGCGAGGGCAAAACCTACCAGATCGTGTCGACGATGCAGACCGGGGCACGGGAAGGCATGGTCACGATGGACGCCTACCTTGCCAACCTGTACCGCCGCCGCATCATCGCCTACGACATCGGCCTGGAACGGTCTATTGATCCCAAAGAGTTTGCCCGCCTTGCCAACGACACCACCACCAGTTTGGGTGCGGCAGCCAATCTCGGCCCTCCCAGTGGCGGTGCGGGAGCAGCCGGTGGCTACGGCGGCAAACCTGCGGGCGGCACAACACAGGGCGGATACGGCGCGGGCCGGGAAGACGCGGGGCGCGGCGGCAACAGCACCGATACGCGAACCACGAGTACCACTTTGCCCGCCACCGGGCGCACGCCGTTTGGCCGGGGATAG
- the pgeF gene encoding peptidoglycan editing factor PgeF — protein MNTTGLMLLRSPVLSVPHAFTTRRGGVSAGAFASYEGAGLNLDDREDNPADVAENRRRVTEALGFKAAQVARLNQIHGVDVLEAHSAGVQTADALVSCTPGLLLAIGTADCYPILLADEDAGIIGAAHAGWKGTLGQISVRTVEAMTRLGATPGNIKVAVGPGICGARYGVSAEVAGQFRAAGMADAVITVDGSQHLDLAGANRAGLLAAGLLPEHIWVSGRCSTEDDFYSYRRDSGRTGRMWAVIGLPAATGQGA, from the coding sequence ATGAATACTACGGGTCTGATGTTGCTGCGTTCTCCGGTGCTGAGCGTTCCACACGCGTTTACCACGCGGCGGGGGGGCGTCTCTGCGGGAGCATTTGCATCGTATGAGGGCGCAGGACTAAATTTGGATGACCGCGAGGACAACCCAGCAGACGTGGCTGAGAACCGCCGCCGCGTGACCGAGGCACTGGGATTTAAAGCCGCGCAAGTGGCCCGCCTGAACCAGATTCACGGTGTAGACGTACTGGAAGCCCACAGCGCAGGCGTGCAGACCGCCGACGCCTTGGTGTCCTGCACGCCGGGACTGCTGCTGGCGATTGGCACGGCAGACTGCTATCCCATTTTGCTGGCCGATGAAGACGCCGGAATTATTGGCGCGGCTCACGCGGGCTGGAAGGGCACGCTGGGCCAGATTAGCGTGCGGACAGTAGAAGCCATGACCCGGCTGGGTGCGACTCCGGGCAACATTAAGGTCGCCGTCGGCCCCGGCATTTGCGGCGCACGGTATGGGGTCAGCGCCGAAGTTGCGGGTCAGTTCCGGGCGGCGGGTATGGCAGACGCGGTGATTACAGTAGACGGCAGCCAACATCTGGACTTGGCTGGAGCCAACCGCGCCGGACTTCTCGCGGCGGGCCTTCTTCCCGAACACATCTGGGTCAGCGGGCGGTGCAGTACCGAAGACGATTTCTATTCCTACCGCCGCGATTCAGGCCGCACCGGACGCATGTGGGCCGTCATCGGTCTGCCCGCAGCGACAGGACAGGGCGCATGA
- a CDS encoding AAA family ATPase, whose translation MLIVFSGLPGSGKSTLALGLAAHLNAVYLRLDTIEAALLNTGLPSVGIEGYAVAYALAADALRLGQTVVADCVNPLPVTREAWQAVAREHSSRMLDVEVICSDVQEHQRRVETRQADEGNWAGRWKPPMWEAVARHDYEPWTSARMVIDTVSGEKAEHLARVLALVQNPDT comes from the coding sequence ATGCTCATCGTCTTTTCTGGCCTGCCCGGTTCCGGTAAATCCACGCTGGCGCTGGGGCTGGCGGCCCACCTGAACGCCGTGTACCTGCGCCTGGACACCATAGAGGCGGCGCTGCTGAATACGGGCCTGCCCTCGGTAGGCATTGAGGGCTACGCGGTGGCCTACGCCCTGGCCGCCGATGCGTTGCGGCTGGGGCAAACGGTGGTGGCCGACTGCGTAAATCCCCTGCCCGTCACGCGGGAAGCATGGCAGGCGGTGGCGCGGGAGCATTCCAGCCGAATGCTAGATGTAGAGGTGATCTGTTCGGACGTGCAGGAGCATCAGCGGCGGGTAGAAACACGGCAGGCCGATGAGGGGAACTGGGCCGGACGCTGGAAGCCGCCTATGTGGGAAGCGGTAGCGCGGCATGACTACGAGCCGTGGACTTCAGCCCGAATGGTGATTGATACAGTCAGCGGCGAGAAGGCAGAACATCTGGCGAGGGTGCTGGCGTTGGTGCAGAATCCTGACACATGA
- a CDS encoding type II/IV secretion system protein has protein sequence MALSIGDRRLGAILLEQGYVNDTDLQRALVRHAEIGGRLADILIDTGLVGEKRIARAIEEALGIPLVNLLVVTPEEAALKSVQAQTALASQAFPFAIDGGTLRVALVDPLSSMALEALEDDSGLMIEPYQALRDQIMWAMATHYPELGITPALPDEIGEGGGSMLGQRLMGRGLINDAQLQVALDVQQQTGEALGGTLIAQQIITEDQLYESLAEQTGTVYLRNPRDFQPTEDVLGSMLRADALRLNAVPVDESEQGVTVVASDPRKREDIEALVGRTVQLILAKPKDVELLIERFYPQRGRLGEQMVQQGSLSRAQLREALHVQAREGKVKPLGEVIMELGFAGADEIDVALQKQNAGGGRLEDTLVQSGKLSPEMLARSLAAQLGYEFLDPVQNPPDSKVALMIPEGTARRYGVVPVRLQGESLVVAMKDPRNVFALDDLKLITGRDIMPAVMAEKDIIRLIERYFGNKDMANLNQELANLSSKRESKKQEELDLSVGLDDNAVVRVVDNLIREAALQEASDIHIEPTDSALRIRYRVDGVLREQNELPKGSAQSILARIKIMGNLDISERRVPQDGRVRFKKGSIDIDLRLSTLPTVYGEKAVMRLLQKAANIPEVENLGFSDYNFPRFLDLIEKPYGIFLVTGPTGSGKSFTSFSTLKRIARPEKNTTTIEDPVEYEIPGIMQSQVNPVAGMTFARALRAFLRQDPDIIFVGEIRDSETAKIAVEAALTGHMVLATLHTNDAPGAVTRLDEMGVEGFNIGASLIGVLGQRLVRKVCPDCKAPTNADPDVLRRLGISERELRGGALVRGAGCPRCGGTGYKGRTGLHELMVLDDALRTAIGSGKPAVELREVAMNQSGMRTMRQDGIEKALKGLTTLEEVLAVTSN, from the coding sequence GTGGCTCTTTCTATTGGTGACCGGCGCCTAGGCGCAATTTTGCTCGAACAGGGGTATGTCAACGACACCGACCTGCAACGCGCCCTCGTGCGGCATGCCGAAATCGGGGGCCGACTGGCCGATATTCTGATCGACACCGGGCTGGTGGGCGAAAAACGCATTGCGCGGGCCATCGAGGAAGCCCTGGGAATTCCGCTGGTGAATCTGCTGGTGGTCACGCCGGAAGAGGCGGCCCTGAAATCGGTGCAGGCCCAGACGGCACTGGCTTCTCAGGCGTTCCCGTTTGCCATCGATGGCGGCACCCTGCGCGTGGCCCTCGTCGATCCGCTGTCGAGCATGGCGCTGGAAGCCCTCGAAGACGACAGCGGCCTGATGATCGAACCGTACCAGGCGCTCCGCGACCAGATCATGTGGGCGATGGCAACCCATTACCCCGAACTGGGGATTACGCCTGCCCTGCCGGATGAGATCGGAGAGGGCGGCGGCAGCATGTTGGGCCAACGCCTGATGGGACGCGGCCTGATCAACGACGCGCAGTTGCAAGTGGCCCTGGACGTGCAGCAGCAGACCGGAGAGGCGCTGGGCGGCACCCTGATTGCCCAGCAGATCATTACCGAAGACCAACTGTACGAGTCGCTGGCCGAGCAGACCGGCACGGTGTACCTCAGAAATCCACGCGATTTCCAGCCCACCGAAGACGTGCTGGGCAGCATGTTGCGGGCCGACGCGCTGCGCCTGAACGCCGTGCCCGTAGACGAATCCGAGCAGGGCGTAACGGTAGTCGCCAGCGATCCGCGCAAACGCGAAGACATCGAGGCGTTGGTGGGCCGCACCGTTCAACTGATTCTGGCCAAGCCAAAAGACGTGGAACTCCTGATCGAGCGCTTTTATCCGCAGCGCGGGCGCTTGGGCGAACAGATGGTGCAGCAGGGCAGCCTCTCGCGGGCGCAACTGCGGGAAGCGCTGCATGTGCAGGCCCGCGAGGGCAAGGTCAAGCCGCTGGGCGAAGTGATTATGGAGCTGGGCTTTGCCGGGGCCGACGAGATCGACGTGGCGCTGCAAAAGCAGAACGCAGGCGGGGGAAGACTCGAAGATACGCTGGTGCAGTCGGGCAAACTGTCGCCGGAAATGCTGGCGCGCTCCCTGGCCGCGCAGCTTGGCTACGAATTCCTGGATCCGGTTCAGAACCCGCCCGATTCCAAAGTGGCCCTGATGATTCCTGAAGGCACGGCCCGCCGCTACGGGGTGGTTCCGGTGCGTCTGCAGGGCGAATCGCTGGTCGTGGCGATGAAAGACCCGCGCAACGTGTTTGCTCTGGACGATCTGAAACTGATCACCGGGCGCGACATCATGCCAGCGGTCATGGCCGAAAAAGACATCATTCGCCTGATCGAGCGGTATTTCGGCAACAAGGACATGGCCAACCTGAATCAGGAATTGGCGAACCTGTCCAGCAAGCGCGAGAGCAAGAAGCAAGAAGAGCTGGATCTGTCGGTGGGGCTGGACGACAACGCCGTGGTGCGCGTGGTGGACAACCTGATCCGCGAGGCCGCCCTGCAGGAAGCCAGCGATATCCACATCGAACCCACCGACTCGGCCCTGCGAATTCGTTACCGGGTAGACGGCGTGCTGCGCGAGCAAAACGAGCTTCCCAAAGGCAGCGCCCAGAGCATCCTGGCCCGCATCAAAATCATGGGTAACCTCGATATTTCCGAGCGCCGCGTGCCGCAAGACGGACGGGTGCGTTTCAAAAAGGGCAGCATCGACATCGACTTGCGCCTTTCGACGCTGCCCACCGTATACGGCGAAAAAGCCGTGATGCGCCTCCTGCAAAAGGCCGCCAACATTCCTGAAGTGGAAAATTTGGGCTTTTCGGATTACAACTTCCCGCGCTTTCTCGACCTGATCGAAAAGCCTTACGGCATCTTTTTGGTGACTGGACCGACGGGTTCGGGCAAATCGTTTACCAGCTTCTCGACCCTGAAGCGCATCGCCCGCCCCGAAAAGAACACCACCACCATTGAAGACCCGGTGGAATACGAAATTCCGGGAATTATGCAGTCTCAGGTGAATCCGGTGGCGGGCATGACCTTTGCGCGGGCGCTGCGGGCCTTCCTTCGCCAAGACCCCGACATTATTTTCGTGGGAGAAATCCGGGACAGCGAAACCGCTAAAATTGCCGTAGAGGCCGCGCTGACGGGCCATATGGTACTGGCGACCCTCCACACCAACGACGCGCCCGGAGCCGTCACCCGCCTTGACGAAATGGGCGTGGAAGGCTTCAACATCGGTGCGTCGCTGATTGGCGTGCTGGGGCAACGGCTGGTGCGCAAGGTCTGCCCCGATTGCAAAGCGCCCACCAATGCCGACCCCGACGTATTGCGGCGACTGGGCATCTCTGAGCGGGAACTGCGCGGCGGCGCTCTGGTGCGCGGTGCAGGTTGCCCCCGCTGCGGCGGCACGGGCTACAAGGGCCGAACGGGTCTGCACGAATTGATGGTGCTGGACGACGCCCTGCGCACCGCCATCGGCAGCGGCAAACCCGCCGTAGAGCTGCGCGAAGTAGCCATGAACCAGAGCGGCATGCGAACCATGCGGCAAGACGGCATCGAAAAAGCCCTCAAAGGCCTGACCACGCTGGAAGAAGTGCTGGCCGTCACGAGCAACTGA